One Candidatus Nitrososphaera evergladensis SR1 genomic window, GTTACCGCAAGGCAATGAGGCGGTCTATTGACATCCTGAACGAAATCGCCGAAGATGTAAACGTGGATGATCATGATGAGGTTCTTAGGGAGGTGGCAAGAACCAGTATGGAATCAAAAATCGTTTCTGTTGACAGCAATGTTCTTTCAGACCTTGCGGTAAAAGCCATACTTGCAGTGGCAGAAAAGCCAGGGCATATTGGAATCCAAAAGGAAGATGATGATAATAATAATAACTATTTCATGCCCGTAGATCTTGACAACGTAAAAGTACAAAGGAAACCGGGGGGTGCAATGTCTGATTCAAGCCTCATCGAAGGCATCATCGTTGACAAAGAAATCGCACACCCTGATATGCCGAGGGTGATTAAAGACGCCAAGATTCTTCTTCTAAATTCTCCATTAGAGATCGAAAAGACCGAATTTGAGGCCAAAATTAGCATAGACCGCCCAGAGCAGATGAAGATGTTCCTTGAAGAAGAAACCGCCATGATGAAAACGATGGTGGAGAAAATAGCAAACACAGGTGCGAATATCGTAATCTGCCAGAAAGGAATAGACGATGTGGCTCTAGGTTATCTGGCAAAGGCAAACATTTCAGCATTAAAGAGAGTGAAGGAATCAGACATCAACGCGTTGGCAAAAGCCACTGGTGCAAGGGCTGTTACAAATCTAGATGATCCATCCACAAACGATCTTGGATTTGCGCAGCTAGTCGAGGAAAGGAAGATAGAGACCGATAAATGGGTATTTGTCGAAAAATGCAAGAATCCTAAAGCAGTGTCGATACTTATCAGAGGTGGCTCTGAGAGAGTGGTTGAAGAAGCAGAACGGTCCGTGCACGACGCGCTCATGGTCGTAAAAGATGTCGTGCAGAAACCAGCGGTTGTTGCAGGAGGAGGATCTTCAGAGGCGTACATCGCACAGAAACTGAGGGCGTGGGCAACTGGCGTTTCGGGAAGAGAGCACTACGCTATCTTGGGATTTGCAGACGCCATCGAGTCGATTCCAATTGCATTGGCAGAAAATGCTGGTATGGACGTAATCGATATTCTTGCAGAAATGCACTCAAAGCAATTATCTGAAAACAATCCATGGATGGGGGTGGATGTAAAAGGATTAAAGCTTGCAAACATGAGCAAGAAAAATATCATAGAACCACTGGAGGTAAAAGAGCAGGTGTTAAAATCGGCTACAGAGACAGCCGCGATGCTATTAAGGATAGACGACATACTTTCGGCATCACACACTGATGGAGGGAGAGTGGGGCGATAATGATTTTTCTGCATATGCCGCCAGACAAGAAGAGATTTTATTCGGCTAACTGTAACTGAATTATCTTACGGCATTGGCACATGTGCACATGCACAGGGGCAGAGGCCGTACGGGGAGGAAAGACCTGGATTATCCATAGTGTGACATCGCTGCCTTCCCATCGGGCTTCATCTCTCTTTGTTTTCTGATTTTCTTTACTGCCTCCTCAAAGTGGCGCATAGTTATCTCTGCCTCGGATATGTGCTTCGTCGCCTCTGCGGGCGTAGGGTAATTTGCAAGATACTCCTGGACTACTATCGACACTGCCGTGTTTACTACGGCACTCACGTCCGCACCGCTAAACCCCTCTGTCAGGGTCGCAATCTGTTCCAGATTCATTTCAGGTCCCACATCTTTTCCCTTTGCGTGAATACGTAATATACTCAGTCTTGTCTTGCCATCGGGGTTTGGAACAAAGACTATTTTGTCGAATCTTCCAGGCCTTAACAAAGCCTTGTCGATCATATCAGGCCTGTTGGTGGCAGCTACCACGACTACGCCTTGAAGTTCATTGATGCCATCCAATTCCGTCAATATCTGCGATACTACTCCACCCCCACCGTTGGAACCTTCATGCCCCCTGGATGCGGCTATTGAGTCTATTTCGTCAAAAAAGATTATACATGGAGATGCCTGTCGGGCTCTGCGGAATATTTCGCGGATCCCTCTTTCAGATTCTCCCACCCATTTACTCATCAATTCCGGACCCCTTACGTTGATAAAGTTAGCTTCAGATTCTGTTGCCACCGCCTTGGCAAGCAGCGTCTTTCCAGTACCTGACGGTCCATAAAGGATGATGCCTCTTGGCACGCGGTAGCCAAGTGTCGAATAGAGGTCGGGATACTTTAACGGCCATTCTACTGCCTCTTGCAATTCTTGTTTTACCTCTTCGAGTCCGCCAATATCTTTCCAATTCACATCAGGAGAGTCCAAAAAGACCTCCCTCATTGCTGAGGGCATGACATCTTTTATGGATTGTTCAAAGTCCGCCTTGGTTATTATCAGCCGGCCGAGGTCTTCTGGGGATATCTTTTCATCCTCCAAGTCGAGCTCCGGCAACATTCTGCGCAGACATTTCATGGCCGCTTCTTTGCAGAGATACTCCAGGTCTGCACCAACAAACCCGTGAGTAACTGCCGCCACCTTGGATAGGTCCACGTCTTCATATAGTGGCATATTGTGGGCATGGATCTGGAGGATTTCCAGTCGGCCGCGCTT contains:
- the thsB gene encoding thermosome subunit beta: MSSSLSLVGNTRDGVPVVLLKEGTSDTRGRDALRNNIEAAKIIASMLRSVLGPRGMDKMLVDSTGNVTITNDGATILKEMDVQHPAAKMMVEIAKAVDNEVGDGTTSSVIIAGALLEKAEELIKQGIHPTVIVDGYRKAMRRSIDILNEIAEDVNVDDHDEVLREVARTSMESKIVSVDSNVLSDLAVKAILAVAEKPGHIGIQKEDDDNNNNYFMPVDLDNVKVQRKPGGAMSDSSLIEGIIVDKEIAHPDMPRVIKDAKILLLNSPLEIEKTEFEAKISIDRPEQMKMFLEEETAMMKTMVEKIANTGANIVICQKGIDDVALGYLAKANISALKRVKESDINALAKATGARAVTNLDDPSTNDLGFAQLVEERKIETDKWVFVEKCKNPKAVSILIRGGSERVVEEAERSVHDALMVVKDVVQKPAVVAGGGSSEAYIAQKLRAWATGVSGREHYAILGFADAIESIPIALAENAGMDVIDILAEMHSKQLSENNPWMGVDVKGLKLANMSKKNIIEPLEVKEQVLKSATETAAMLLRIDDILSASHTDGGRVGR
- a CDS encoding CDC48 family AAA ATPase; translation: MKKNPLSLKILEAYTRDVGRGVARIDYEALESLNASAGDIIEIAGGKRLIVAKCMPLYPSDEGRKVIRIDGLARNNSGVAIGDAVTITKVKAVPAEKVTLAPMESIPEIDERYLTDALDNLPIVKGDKVTVPYFGGRLAFEVISIVPASVPTLSNKRTIFHITAGEKALGGIAHVTYEDIGGLKEEIQKVREMIELPLRHPEIFEKLGIEAPKGVLLYGPPGTGKTLLAKAVANETNAHFLSISGPEIMSKFYGESEARVREIFKEAKDKAPSIIFIDEIDSIAPKREEVMGEVERRVVSQMLSLMDGLETRGKVIVIAATNRQNALDPALRRPGRFDREIEIRVPDKRGRLEILQIHAHNMPLYEDVDLSKVAAVTHGFVGADLEYLCKEAAMKCLRRMLPELDLEDEKISPEDLGRLIITKADFEQSIKDVMPSAMREVFLDSPDVNWKDIGGLEEVKQELQEAVEWPLKYPDLYSTLGYRVPRGIILYGPSGTGKTLLAKAVATESEANFINVRGPELMSKWVGESERGIREIFRRARQASPCIIFFDEIDSIAASRGHEGSNGGGGVVSQILTELDGINELQGVVVVAATNRPDMIDKALLRPGRFDKIVFVPNPDGKTRLSILRIHAKGKDVGPEMNLEQIATLTEGFSGADVSAVVNTAVSIVVQEYLANYPTPAEATKHISEAEITMRHFEEAVKKIRKQREMKPDGKAAMSHYG